A stretch of the Temnothorax longispinosus isolate EJ_2023e unplaced genomic scaffold, Tlon_JGU_v1 HiC_scaffold_603, whole genome shotgun sequence genome encodes the following:
- the LOC139824837 gene encoding L-threonine ammonia-lyase-like, whose amino-acid sequence KESEQETNECSVKARGVIYTLLQLSKKQKKKGLKGVIAISTGNFAQILCYYGKKFQIPVTVVVPTTTPDEIVRMFRDLSSDHADDANSRVTVHVENHPDIILGQASLDIEMMEDIKPDVVMLPTMIDGCGLTTGKNWIEVQMATVILKAHNIDDPYAALGLAPFLLGELNKLKGK is encoded by the exons AAAAGAGTCTGAGCAAGAAACCAACGAGTGCAGTGTCAAAGCACGTGGCGTGATCTATACTCTGCTACAGTTAtcgaaaaagcaaaaaaagaagGGCCTGAAGGGAGTAATAGCAATCTCAACGGGAAATTTCGCTCAAATTCTTTGCTATTACGGAAAGAAATTTCAAATACCGGTGACTGTTGTGGTGCCGACAACAACGCCAGATGAAATAGTCCGGATGTTTCGAGATTTATCATCAGATCATGCAGATGATGCAAATTCACGAGTAACAGTACACGTCGAGA aTCATCCAGATATAATCCTTGGCCAAGCTTCCTTAGACATCGAAATGATGGAAGATATAAAGCCTGATGTAGTGATGCTGCCGACGATGATAGATGGTTGCGGATTAACAACGG GTAAAAATTGGATAGAAGTTCAAATGGCGACCGTGATTTTAAAAGCGCACAACATCGATGACCCTTATGCAGCGCTAGGTTTAGCTCCGTTTCTACTTGGTGAGCTCAATAAACTGAAGGGAAAAAG